In Amia ocellicauda isolate fAmiCal2 chromosome 5, fAmiCal2.hap1, whole genome shotgun sequence, a genomic segment contains:
- the LOC136749234 gene encoding FYVE, RhoGEF and PH domain-containing protein 2 isoform X2 — protein sequence MTDGERSVPPGEMGRRAERLKEVPEQANGDTGQELEEQSQGAAGGPHTKWRGLHTFRRVTSRKLIQRPSSPILNEEAQAEKNKETNEEKIFKIANELLETEKAYVSRLYLLDQVFFKELLTEARAASSFPEDVVKQIFSNLSSVYQFHSLFLLPELQRRMDEWGTNPRIGDVLQKVAPFLKMYGEYVKCFDKAMDLINTWMEKSPRFDEIVKDIQKREICGNLTLQHHMLEPVQRIPRYEMLLKDYLKKLPEGSPDRADSEKSLEIIFEAAKHSNVAIADMERLEKLWEVYEMLSMDEEMVDPSNKLLREGPIQKISERRKKERHLFLFNNMLLYCVPKFSLVGPKYIIRLRLDMEGMKVKELNDVEFPHSFLISGTSRTLELQARSQADMETWIEACRQAIDQNEKKTESFKSASSSLVPDLQPVTVERQELGKRAPQWIRDGLVSMCMRCGEPFNAIIRRRHHCRACGYVVCHKCSDYKAALQYDENKLNRVCRDCYGILGGQMDSREKEDKKRGILEKEAGEVSERSLMCSFLTLMDKQGKGGTRGWFVIPKDEPLVLYMYAAPQDVRAQTTIPLLGYQVKQLAADNKCTFQLSQSKLVYTFLAESEEQRDRWVEVINQVASGEEPWLEED from the exons ATGACTGATGGCGAGAGGTCTGTGCCTCCTGGGGAGATGGgaaggagggcagagaggctcaAGGAGGTGCCAGAACAGGCTAATGGCGACACGGGGCAAGAGCTGGAAGAACAAAGCCAGGGGGCAGCGGGCGGCCCTCATACCAAATGGAGGGGTCTGCATACTTTCCGCAGAGTCACCTCGAGGAAGCTAATCCAGAGGCCTTCTTCTCCCATCCTGAATGAAGAAGCCCaggcagagaaaaataaa GAGACCAACGAGGAAAAGATCTTCAAGATCGCCAACGAGCTCTTGGAGACGGAGAAGGCCTATGTCAGCCGACTGTATTTACTTGACCAG GTCTTTTTCAAGGAGCTGCTGACCGAAGCCAGGGCTGCGAGCTCGTTCCCCGAAGATGTCGTGAAGCAGATCTTCTCCAACCTCTCCTCCGTGTACCAGTTCCACAGCCTGTTTCTCTTGCCCGAGCTGCAGCGCCGCATGGATGAGTG GGGTACAAACCCCCGGATCGGAGACGTGCTACAGAAGGTGGCCCCATTCCTGAAGATGTACGGCGAGTACGTCAAGTGTTTCGACAAGGCCATGGACCTCATCAACACCTGGATGGAGAAGAGCCCCCGCTTTGATGAGATCGTCAAGGACATCCAG AAGCGGGAGATCTGTGGGAACCTGACCCTGCAGCACCACATGCTGGAGCCAGTGCAGAGGATCCCGCGCTACGAGATGCTGCTCAAGGACTACCTGAAGAAGCTGCCCGAGGGCTCGCCCGACAGAGCCGACTCCGAGA aaTCCCTGGAAATCATCTTCGAGGCCGCAAAACACTCCAACGTCGCCATAGCTGACATG GAGCGTCTGGAGAAGCTGTGGGAGGTGTACGAGATGCTGAGCATGGACGAAGAGATGGTGGACCCCTCCAACAAGCTGCTCCGAGAGGGACCCATCCAGAAGATCTCCGAGCGCAGGAAGAAGGAAAGACACCTCTTCTTG tttaACAACATGCTGCTCTACTGTGTTCCCAAGTTCAGTCTGGTGGGGCCCAAGTACATCATCCGGTTACGCCTGGACATGGAAGGCATGAAG GTGAAGGAGCTGAACGATGTGGAGTTCCCCCACTCCTTCCTGATCTCGGGTACGTCTCGCACGCTGGAGCTGCAGGCCAG GTCTCAGGCAGACATGGAGACCTGGATTGAG GCTTGCCGGCAGGCGATCGACCAGAACGAGAAGAAGACAGAGAGTTTCAAGAGTGCCAGCAGCAGCCTGGTCCCTGACTTGCAGCCAGTCACG GTGGAGAGGCAGGAGCTGGGGAAACGAGCCCCCCAGTGGATCCGGGATGGTCTGGTGTCCATGTGCATGCGCTGCGGGGAGCCCTTCAACGCCATTATCCGGCGCAGACACCATTGCCGAGCCTGCGGATAT GTCGTGTGCCACAAGTGCTCCGACTACAAGGCGGCCCTGCAGTACGATGAGAACAAGCTGAACCGCGTGTGCCGAGACTGCTACGGCATCCTGGGGGGGCAGATGGACAGCCGAGAGAAGGAGGACAAGAAGAGGGGCATACTGGAG AAAGAGGCTGGTGAGGTGTCTGAGCGCAGCCTGATGTGCAGCTTCCTGACCTTGATGGACAAGCAGGGGAAGGGTGGGACCAGGGGCTGGTTCGTCATCCCCAAAGACGAGCCTCTGGTCCTGTATATGTATGCAGCACCACAG gatGTAAGAGCTCAGACCACCATCCCATTGCTAGGATATCAGGTGAAGCAGTTGGCGGCCGATAACAAATGCACCTTCCAGCTCAGCCAATCCAAGCTAGTCTACACTTTTCTGGCCGAGTCGGAGGAGCAGAGAGACCGATGGGTGGAGGTTATCAATCAGGTGGCCAGTGGGGAGGAGCCCTGGCTGGAGGAAGACTGA
- the LOC136749234 gene encoding FYVE, RhoGEF and PH domain-containing protein 2 isoform X1, with the protein MDDSWNRMSVFDMVSKFEVCSRTMTDGERSVPPGEMGRRAERLKEVPEQANGDTGQELEEQSQGAAGGPHTKWRGLHTFRRVTSRKLIQRPSSPILNEEAQAEKNKETNEEKIFKIANELLETEKAYVSRLYLLDQVFFKELLTEARAASSFPEDVVKQIFSNLSSVYQFHSLFLLPELQRRMDEWGTNPRIGDVLQKVAPFLKMYGEYVKCFDKAMDLINTWMEKSPRFDEIVKDIQKREICGNLTLQHHMLEPVQRIPRYEMLLKDYLKKLPEGSPDRADSEKSLEIIFEAAKHSNVAIADMERLEKLWEVYEMLSMDEEMVDPSNKLLREGPIQKISERRKKERHLFLFNNMLLYCVPKFSLVGPKYIIRLRLDMEGMKVKELNDVEFPHSFLISGTSRTLELQARSQADMETWIEACRQAIDQNEKKTESFKSASSSLVPDLQPVTVERQELGKRAPQWIRDGLVSMCMRCGEPFNAIIRRRHHCRACGYVVCHKCSDYKAALQYDENKLNRVCRDCYGILGGQMDSREKEDKKRGILEKEAGEVSERSLMCSFLTLMDKQGKGGTRGWFVIPKDEPLVLYMYAAPQDVRAQTTIPLLGYQVKQLAADNKCTFQLSQSKLVYTFLAESEEQRDRWVEVINQVASGEEPWLEED; encoded by the exons GACTATGACTGATGGCGAGAGGTCTGTGCCTCCTGGGGAGATGGgaaggagggcagagaggctcaAGGAGGTGCCAGAACAGGCTAATGGCGACACGGGGCAAGAGCTGGAAGAACAAAGCCAGGGGGCAGCGGGCGGCCCTCATACCAAATGGAGGGGTCTGCATACTTTCCGCAGAGTCACCTCGAGGAAGCTAATCCAGAGGCCTTCTTCTCCCATCCTGAATGAAGAAGCCCaggcagagaaaaataaa GAGACCAACGAGGAAAAGATCTTCAAGATCGCCAACGAGCTCTTGGAGACGGAGAAGGCCTATGTCAGCCGACTGTATTTACTTGACCAG GTCTTTTTCAAGGAGCTGCTGACCGAAGCCAGGGCTGCGAGCTCGTTCCCCGAAGATGTCGTGAAGCAGATCTTCTCCAACCTCTCCTCCGTGTACCAGTTCCACAGCCTGTTTCTCTTGCCCGAGCTGCAGCGCCGCATGGATGAGTG GGGTACAAACCCCCGGATCGGAGACGTGCTACAGAAGGTGGCCCCATTCCTGAAGATGTACGGCGAGTACGTCAAGTGTTTCGACAAGGCCATGGACCTCATCAACACCTGGATGGAGAAGAGCCCCCGCTTTGATGAGATCGTCAAGGACATCCAG AAGCGGGAGATCTGTGGGAACCTGACCCTGCAGCACCACATGCTGGAGCCAGTGCAGAGGATCCCGCGCTACGAGATGCTGCTCAAGGACTACCTGAAGAAGCTGCCCGAGGGCTCGCCCGACAGAGCCGACTCCGAGA aaTCCCTGGAAATCATCTTCGAGGCCGCAAAACACTCCAACGTCGCCATAGCTGACATG GAGCGTCTGGAGAAGCTGTGGGAGGTGTACGAGATGCTGAGCATGGACGAAGAGATGGTGGACCCCTCCAACAAGCTGCTCCGAGAGGGACCCATCCAGAAGATCTCCGAGCGCAGGAAGAAGGAAAGACACCTCTTCTTG tttaACAACATGCTGCTCTACTGTGTTCCCAAGTTCAGTCTGGTGGGGCCCAAGTACATCATCCGGTTACGCCTGGACATGGAAGGCATGAAG GTGAAGGAGCTGAACGATGTGGAGTTCCCCCACTCCTTCCTGATCTCGGGTACGTCTCGCACGCTGGAGCTGCAGGCCAG GTCTCAGGCAGACATGGAGACCTGGATTGAG GCTTGCCGGCAGGCGATCGACCAGAACGAGAAGAAGACAGAGAGTTTCAAGAGTGCCAGCAGCAGCCTGGTCCCTGACTTGCAGCCAGTCACG GTGGAGAGGCAGGAGCTGGGGAAACGAGCCCCCCAGTGGATCCGGGATGGTCTGGTGTCCATGTGCATGCGCTGCGGGGAGCCCTTCAACGCCATTATCCGGCGCAGACACCATTGCCGAGCCTGCGGATAT GTCGTGTGCCACAAGTGCTCCGACTACAAGGCGGCCCTGCAGTACGATGAGAACAAGCTGAACCGCGTGTGCCGAGACTGCTACGGCATCCTGGGGGGGCAGATGGACAGCCGAGAGAAGGAGGACAAGAAGAGGGGCATACTGGAG AAAGAGGCTGGTGAGGTGTCTGAGCGCAGCCTGATGTGCAGCTTCCTGACCTTGATGGACAAGCAGGGGAAGGGTGGGACCAGGGGCTGGTTCGTCATCCCCAAAGACGAGCCTCTGGTCCTGTATATGTATGCAGCACCACAG gatGTAAGAGCTCAGACCACCATCCCATTGCTAGGATATCAGGTGAAGCAGTTGGCGGCCGATAACAAATGCACCTTCCAGCTCAGCCAATCCAAGCTAGTCTACACTTTTCTGGCCGAGTCGGAGGAGCAGAGAGACCGATGGGTGGAGGTTATCAATCAGGTGGCCAGTGGGGAGGAGCCCTGGCTGGAGGAAGACTGA